Sequence from the Ostrinia nubilalis chromosome 26, ilOstNubi1.1, whole genome shotgun sequence genome:
caatagtcgagcggcggcggggaccgaacccgaaccgaatatttaaagactttattgcacacacataagaatgttccgtacaaaaaggcgagcttaatgccataagtgAAATgccattctctaccagctgaccttgagcaaaacagagatattGAGTAGGCGGTGCTGTTCAATCAAGTTTATTGtataatcaaaatttaaataggttaaatattttcttttaatttcttcaaattagtcgacatttaaaataattttcgaaGTTTATATAAATTTTATCCAAAAAGAGAATCATCACAAATGAGACAGCACCAAATAAACCATTTTTATTAATCAGTCTATgctaaatattcataaatggataatataaaataagtcTTAcgattcataaaataattatattgaaaTACTTCATTATATCGCTTGCTCgtgtaaaaaaacatacattacGTGATACTATTGACATACATtgtctaaataaatacaatgtaaAATCATATCAGCAAGtcatcaaaaataaaagtaagtctTACTCTCTACATTAGAAGATCCATTTTAATACTTAGCACACATAAAAGGGCATGTTACTTAACTCTTTAGTGGCCAGCCTAGCTGCTCTGGTCAGTGTGACATTGTAATGGCTATGCAAATTGCAAAGCCTCCAGATTGTCACTTTCTTTCTTACTCCACTTAGATTCCATGGCCACAGAAAAAGCGGTACAGGAAAATGTACCCAGAAGACTTATGAGTATGCAGACTCGCATTCGGAGGGCGTCGCTGAACTCTTCTAGAAGGGTTAAGAAGTTGAAGTTCTCGTTGTCGAATAAAACTTTCTCGACGACGTCAGCGTGTTCTGGTAAGTCCTGGAGTACGGTTATGAGGATGCCAATGATGTTTAACACGATCCGGGGGATCTTGGAATACTGCATCAGCAGCGCGGTGATCACGGGATGCGCATTGTAGGTGACGGGCGCGAGCGCGAATTGGCGCACGCCGCGGCACGAACGCACGCACAGCCACGAACACACTCCTAGCATGCGTCCGACGCCTTGTAGCTTTTCTTGAGAACCGTCGTCAGAATCTTTGTTATTTCTCAGCAAAGTGTTAATTGCTGCCACAAAATTATACACCACTTTCGCTTCTAGATATACATCCTGAATGTTCAAAAGCGTATGCCTAGGCAGAGTATGAACTAGCGCGGGTAGCGCCAATAGCGCGGGTAGCGCCAATAGCGCGGCCACGGCGCCGCACACGCGAGCCCCCTTCGTCACTTTAGCAGCGCTGCCTACCACGCCCGTCACAATGCTCGCTCACCATATTAAACTGCGTGAGAGACTCCACATCGCCATCCATAACCTCAGTAATATTAGAGTTTAAGAATGCTTCCCACTCTTCCAATTCTATTGAAGATGGCTCTTTAGTTTCATGTTTTTCTTCAGGCTTAATCAATGTTGGTATATGAGTGAATAGTTTGTAAATTCGGCAGCcgttaaatcaaaatcaattttatgaTGGTCATCGCCCATATTCCTGGGTTCTATAGTCAACGTATCCCAAGGCAGTAGGCGGGAGGATAGGGCAACTCTAGACCTCTAAAAAGAAATGGGGGGACCTTAAAATGCGTTTTATCGTTACTGTCCATAAAACCCAATTTGATTTAACAATTGCCACCTATACTTACTTAAAACTAAGCAGTGATAAACACTACATTAGCTACAACCGTagattggggtcattggacgaaattctacgtgctcggcgaccggactatacaaCTTATACTTAATGCCCATTTAATAGTTTAACGATATGCTTTGACAATAGGTAACTAGATACAATTTACATTCCTTTATTCAAGCTTCAATGATAGGTCAACTACATCTAAAAAAATAGGGACCTTAAAAATGGGTCAATAGAACActgtttaatttatcaattaccAACTACATATAAGGTACATAATCTTGCCTGACTATTAAAACAAACTGGTTATTTGTCCATAACAGCCTAACTATAGTACTTGTGAGTTTTTACAAGACGACtacggctgagttgcaccagttAATTTTGACAGtaaatttaacgataaccggtgcatattgtatggagtttgacagatttttgacgtttgtcaaagttaaagtaacataGTGCATCTCACCCTTAGAAACCCTGAATAAAAGTTAAAGACAAATAGTGACACAGACAAGGCCATATGGAAATTGTGTCGTATGTGATTTAAGACAACTCCTGATAAAATTTCAAAGTATCCAACTGTCGTATCACATTGTATGAATGCCTCCGCCGGTCTACGTGTGGTAgccatctattttcatattaacCACAAAATACTCAAGCACGCTTTTGGATATTATTTTGGTTTTCCTTGGTGGCTGCCCGTTTCATACATTGTGAATTTGAATGTAACTTATGTCAAACAGGTTTTCGTCAATTTCCATGTATTTCTCTTCTGATGAGGcgaaattgtatttaaaactaGGTCTTAACGCGGACGCTTTTATTTTCTCTACAAACCGGCCAATTCTCGTCCATTGCAGCTATGCAAGGCCTTCTGTAGGTACTCTAAATAGTGACTCTCTATAGTCTCTTTAGAGTGCTTTGATTAAACCCGGATAGTCCGTTAGTCGTTAATAACGTAAGCAACAGCCTTTTAATCTGTCTGTCATCGTGCGCTGGTACTCCCCCTCTCGACATACCGGCCAATTCTGTCCATTGCAGTCATACAAGGCCCTCTGAACTTTGAATTATGACCCTCTATTACTTCCTTTATAGAGTGCTTTATTAAACCCGGATAGTTCGTTGGTCATTACTAACGTAAGCAACAGCCTATTGATCTGTCTGGCATAGGGTTGCCAGATGGAAACTTATCAAATCCGGGACAATCCTACTAGGACAACGGTGTTGGGACTTGGCCATAGTAAAAATATCTTGGTTTCtcaaatgatttaatttgtatttcaaaagaaaaatgccatttattttcaaatacacacttttattaaataagtaatgtacGTCAACGTACATAATAGGACTCACAGGCAGGCCAGCCGTGTCATTTGTTATTACatattagtttattttgacACAAAACTATTAGGTTTTCGGAAATCCGGGACAGTAATGTCTAATTACTGGACACGGGACAAGACGCAAAATTCCGGGACAATCCCAGATTTCCCGGgcatctggcaaccctagtctGGCATCGTGCGCTAGTACTCCCTTTCTTGACATACCGGCCAATTCTCGTCCATTGCAGTCATGCCAGGCCCTCTGAATAACGACTCTATTAGTTTCTTTAGAGAGCTTTGATCAAACCCGAATAGTCCGTTAGTCGTTAATAATATCAGCAACAGACAGTCATAGTCTCTATTCGTATAAGAATGGCTTTCATACTTTTCAAGCAGAGAGGCAACGACAGGTCCACGCGTGGTAGCCATCTCATAAGATTTTCACTTTTGTCTATCTTCAAAACCACAAAATCCTGAAGCACGCTTTTGGGTATTCTTACTGATGTCATTAAGTGATTGACGAAAGTCTTAAGGAAATGCTTTCTTCAGCAAATGAATagcggccattctcagatgagctagtttttgcgtgtccgggctgttaaatcgttaaaaatgacaaattagagacatgcaagtatttttatatgttacataacaaccctatccagttgtgcattaaatcataggcctctattttaagtatttgtgacttaattaatttcatgaacctctgttctctaattaccgttacgcgtccgcacatcgacttaatgttaaaagttggctgtaatttttatgtcgtatagatttggtttactccattaaacattttaaagagtataaaAGATTGTTTTATGCATAGTAAAATATCAAtccaatagaaccattctgtaaataattataattaaaaaactgcttgtccgagtgaaagtcctaattcccgtgacgttttctgtttttgggcacacaagcctaaataataatatttgacacatcatttacgcatgcggcgcgagcccttagttagttctatgacctgttagcaagtagacgtctattgcgttggcgtaccgtcgatgaattgcgtaagagtataattaccatatctttggttttcaatttttctatttaccatgttcttatttttatactagattttttaaggtagatccacgttgtgaatttaaatagaatcagtactttggcctccatacgttgtagtaagacagtatttgcataccctgcagattttggaaattttgaagaaaaactatcgttttataatttccatggtactaattaccatatatttataatcaccgttgtatgaaattattacctacaaattgcactcacgattgaataagtatgatgataaaatatgaaataatacctagactttcgcataacaactttacggacttttcttccaatctgacatcaaaattttgaaaagctttcgttagagtaaccagattcgatttcatgacgaatattcagcttcagttgttgcatggttgttggattttatagtttattttacccctaaggtaaccccacaaaaaaagttagctggagtgaaatcggggcttcctgatgaccaggagatgtcacccctgcgtgaaacatgtctcataccagatatttatttttactattaatatcattgatattaacatgtttaatcattaattaattctaatataataccattaaaatctattcatattgcctttgccctaagaagatgagattgtccaacagtaacacttacatggcgtgatcacattaagaacaaaagggaacaaatcaacagacaatgggacttttcaagacgagagtgtataggcactttgtaccatcctagactgcatcctacctgctttgttatgcataaaaaaaacttcgtgatatgcaatggatactgggcagaagaagcttggagaacaaactatatacaaatgcatcctaagacccatgtagacattaatatggcatcgacttagcctcgcaaatgtagaaatactttaacgtttttaaaataaagtattaaaaatcttgagccgtgcaccttggtttacaaagtccactgaagtgataccaaacgtcaaagagggtgtagaAAATTCGTGTAAAGCTTACAGACTAGACCgtcatgaaatctatttgctgcatcccttctaaattctgagaattctgcattcaggctaaggagaaagcgaatagcattaataagaaaacttattgtaaaagaatcgaggtgattCAGTTTCAGGTGGagattcagctaaatgctctcatttgaaatgtgacacgtagccccttcttgctgaaactaagtgttcctgttatagccttgattcttgcagtatactgaaaatatcttgatacaataaataatagaaattagttttctttttgcaaagggttattaagagTACCTACAACTTTTTTGTGATGCTATatatttgtatacaaatttatcaatgcaagatgttgtttttttgctattttacatatcttttctaattaccgttagattaagtattagccttatctaattaccgtgaccataaaatttttgggtctcatttacgcgaaaacggctttgaataatttgacgcctttacgattgttaaattcgtacttttcgtgtgttttatatttaaatgcgtttaagccAATTAatccaaatttcaaaaatgatatggtaattaggctgagaacgcctaatcgtgagaatgaccgataGATGCCCAGGAGTGTTCTCTTTCAAGATATGCGGGAAGAACGCGTTGTAAAACAGACTCACCCACTCTTCTGCGACCGCCTGCGCAGTAAAAACCAGGTGACATATGATTTCGGCTGTCTTGTGTGATATGTGATATCTTCCATACATTGTTACTTCGAAGGTAACTTATGTCGAACAGATTTGCGTCAATTTCCATGTAAGACTCTTCTGGTGAGGAAATTGTCTATAAAACTAGGACTCGACTCTCGCAGACGATATCAAGTGGTTAACGAAAGTCTTACGAAAATGTTCTCTTCAGCAAATGAACTGAAGCCCAGGAGTGTTCTCTTTCGAGATATGCAGGAAGAACGCGTTGTAAAACAGACTCACCCACTCTTCTGCGACCGCCTGCGCAGTAAACACCAGGTGACATATGATTTCGGCTATCTTGTGTGAGATGTGATAACTTTCATACATTGTTACTTCGAAGGTAACTTATGTCAAATAGGTTTTCGTCAATTTCCATATAGCACACTGCTGAACAAAAGCCCAGGAGTGTTAATTTTCAAGTTCTGCGGGAAGAATGCGTTGTAAAAGAGACTCACCCACTCATCTGTAGATAAAAGGATCTTCAAATTAACCACAAAATCCTGAAGCACGCTTTTGGGTATTCTTACTGATGTCATTAAGTGGTTGACGAAAGTCTTACGAAAATTCTTTCTTCAGCAAGTGAACAGAAGCCCAGGAGTGTTCTCTTTCAAGATATGCGGGAAGAACGCGTTACGTATACCCAGAGTCTGCGCCGGCACGTTCTCCTCCGACATCAAGTACTCCGGGTTATCCACACACCGCTTCGGTCCCACGAAACTGCTATAACGCAACTCCTTCTCGTCTTGACCTTCCTCAATTTCCCCGCCCTCCCCTATCAAGTCCATATACGTCGATGCGTTCTGATTGTGCTGTGGCGAAGGCATCAAATAATCGTCCTCGTCCAGTGGCAAATTCAACTTCAGGTTCCCCACTTGTGCTTCTTTAGCTTTCGACATGGCGTCGAAGTTAGCTTCTAAAGTGCACTCCGCGCGGACCTTCATAGGGTCGCTGCAATACCTTGAGCTGGAGCTGTCTGAGGCACATACGCCGTGGTTGTAGTAGTGTCGTAGTTCTGAGCCATCTGGGTTGGTTTGGTTGTATCTTAGCAACTCGTGGTCCCACGTTTCAGGTTTGTTGGAACCGTCTGTGGTCACGCCATCTGGGCTTGTGACATTGTTAGCCCACGAAGATGATGTGCACGGTTTAAGAGAGCTCGTTTGTGTCTCTATCCCGACACTGACTACTGACGTAGTAGCGGTACCAGGAACCGTTTGGAACTTGGGTTGCAGATATTCGTCTGCTTCAACGAGTGGTTCGGGACCTTCCATGGCTGAGGATAAGTTCCTTATTAACTCCTTCTCATCCTGAGTAGAGTAGGACGGGAGACGCATGAATTTATCTCCTGGAATAACGAGATATCTGCCCGGATCTCTCGCCATTTCCGCAAAGGTGTCAGCCAGCTGCTTGAATGTCGGTCTACTGTCGGCGTCCAACATCCAACATGAGACCATTATGCAGTAAATGTCCAACGTGCATATGCCCGGTTGTGGTAATTTTAGGCCATTTTCAATTAATTCTGGCACATTCCGTGCCGATATGTTCTCGTATGGGCGAGCGCCATAGCTTAGTATTTCCCATATCGTGACACCGAAAGCCCAAACGTCACTCTTGTGCGTAAATATCCTATGCTGAATGCATTCCAACGCTAACCATTTGATGGGCATTTTGCCTCCAGCCGCTTTGTACTCGTCTTCGTTTATATCTAACAGTTTTGCTAAACCGAAATCTGTAATTTTAACACAATTCGGGTATATAAAATTAACGTACATtggtgtattgccaacatcatcaaaaaagaagaagaacatttggtcatagttatgcttaattaaataatatgtaagttgacactgacagagactagcaaagcaaaaataatggcggcaatggtcaaatacaaagcgcgttccattttgcgcccgcgcgcttatacactcggcatcaaataaatcgcacctcccgcgacaagcacttatcaaacgtatgcagcatccccacttcccaccaacattggtaccatttgaaagcctagttctaaacttcatttcattaaaggaaaggtttttaccccaaaaatgtgtctttagaaggatccagagtcatttcttcaaaaaataggtagttacgctagagccaacttttatggctataaaactgttaagttgggtttaattgctatccatcagctgttaaagaggacacgtgaaatcattatttggttttataaccatcaaaattggtctaattgatcccataggtgggcccaaagtgaggtattttttcaagtcacatttatggtatatgttaatcatttattaagaaattaaatgtatttttctttaaggatatttattgggctttcaaataacaccaatattgttggggtaccatgattgtgtcagaagaaaatctttaaagttcgcgtcgcggaaggtgcggtttatttgatgttgagtgtagctTTAGCTAGAAGATACATGGTACTTTAGTTCAATACCATAGCCTATAGACTATACTCTAACTCATTCACATtgcattacaataattgtttttattgatatgACTAAAGAAGCATGTTCTTGTATGAGcaattaaattatctaaaatcgTAGAAGAAAAACCGAAAAACCCGGATTTATAACTGACAAAAACCGAGTTCCAAATTGTGTCGGTTATCCGGTTTTTCGGTTATCCGGTTAACCGGTTTGCATGCCCTAGTACTTGCTGGTGCCGGGCCGCGGCGTGCTCTCGCTCCCGCTGCCCTCGCTCACGCACAGCGACTCCAGGGGCACCGGCTCCGTAGGGATACCCAGAGTCTGCGCCGGCACGTTCTCCTCCGACATCAAGTACTCCGGGTTATCCACACACCGCTTCGGTCCCACGAAACTGCTATAACGCAACTCCTTCTCGTCTTGACCTTCCTCAATTTCCCCGCCCTCCCCTATCAAGTCCATATACGTCGATGCGTTCTGATTGTGCTGTGGCGAAGGCATCAAATAATCGTCCTCGTCCAGTGGCAAATTCAACTTCAGGTTCCCCACTTGTGCTTCTTTAGCTTTCGACATGGCGTCGAAGTTAGCTTCTAAAGTGCACTCCGCGCGGACCTTCATAGGGTCGCTGCAATACCTTGAGCTGGAGCTGTCTGAGGCACATACGCCGTGGTTGTAGTAGTGTCGTAGTTCTGAGCCATCTGGGTTGGTTTGGTTGTATCTTAGCAACTCGTGGTCCCACGTTTCAGGTTTGTTGGAACCGTCTGTGGTCACGCCATCTGGGCTTGTGACATTGTTAGCCCACGAAGATGATGTGCACGGTTTAAGAG
This genomic interval carries:
- the LOC135084557 gene encoding epidermal growth factor receptor-like, which encodes MKFRTRLSNGTNVGGKWGCCIRLISACRGRCDLFDAECISARAQNGTRFVFDHCRHYFCFASLCQCQLTYYLIKHNYDQMFFFFFDDVGNTPMYVNFIYPNCVKITDFGLAKLLDINEDEYKAAGGKMPIKWLALECIQHRIFTHKSDVWAFGVTIWEILSYGARPYENISARNVPELIENGLKLPQPGICTLDIYCIMVSCWMLDADSRPTFKQLADTFAEMARDPGRYLVIPGDKFMRLPSYSTQDEKELIRNLSSAMEGPEPLVEADEYLQPKFQTVPGTATTSVVSVGIETQTSSLKPCTSSSWANNVTSPDGVTTDGSNKPETWDHELLRYNQTNPDGSELRHYYNHGVCASDSSSSRYCSDPMKVRAECTLEANFDAMSKAKEAQVGNLKLNLPLDEDDYLMPSPQHNQNASTYMDLIGEGGEIEEGQDEKELRYSSFVGPKRCVDNPEYLMSEENVPAQTLGIRNAFFPHILKENTPGLLFTC
- the LOC135084558 gene encoding epidermal growth factor receptor-like yields the protein MVSCWMLDADSRPTFKQLADTFAEMARDPGRYLVIPGDKFMRLPSYSTQDEKELIRNLSSAMEGPEPLVEADEYLQPKFQTVPGTATTSVVSVGIETQTSSLKPCTSSSWANNVTSPDGVTTDGSNKPETWDHELLRYNQTNPDGSELRHYYNHGVCASDSSSSRYCSDPMKVRAECTLEANFDAMSKAKEAQVGNLKLNLPLDEDDYLMPSPQHNQNASTYMDLIGEGGEIEEGQDEKELRYSSFVGPKRCVDNPEYLMSEENVPAQTLGIPTEPVPLESLCVSEGSGSESTPRPGTSKY